The following proteins are co-located in the Fundidesulfovibrio soli genome:
- a CDS encoding class I SAM-dependent methyltransferase produces MKEAEFDKFSSRYDEIHRASLGIAGDRKEYFALQKAESLASLLASLPARPAGWPERVLEFGCGVGNNLPHLTRLFPGADVFGCDVSAASLEEAAKVAPGVQLGHVREPGELPLLDPSGFDLILAANVFHHIAVSHRPAWMSGIFAALAPGGVLAVFEHNPLNPMTRHMVGQCPFDEGAVLLRASEAASLARGAGLEPLRLAYTFPFPFLPALARLAGRFLSRTPLGFQYCLLAGRPLEEHA; encoded by the coding sequence ATGAAAGAGGCTGAGTTCGACAAGTTCTCCTCGCGCTACGACGAGATCCACCGCGCCAGCCTCGGCATCGCGGGGGACCGCAAGGAGTACTTCGCGCTCCAGAAGGCCGAGTCCCTGGCCTCGCTGCTGGCCTCGCTACCCGCCAGGCCCGCAGGCTGGCCCGAGCGCGTGCTGGAGTTCGGCTGCGGCGTGGGCAACAACCTGCCGCACCTGACGCGCCTCTTCCCCGGCGCGGACGTTTTCGGCTGCGACGTCTCCGCCGCCTCCCTGGAGGAGGCCGCCAAGGTGGCCCCGGGCGTCCAGCTGGGCCACGTGCGCGAGCCGGGCGAGCTGCCGCTGCTCGACCCGAGCGGCTTCGACCTCATCCTGGCGGCCAACGTCTTCCATCACATCGCGGTTTCCCATCGTCCGGCCTGGATGAGCGGCATCTTCGCCGCCCTGGCACCGGGTGGGGTGCTGGCCGTGTTCGAGCACAACCCGCTCAACCCCATGACCCGCCACATGGTGGGACAGTGCCCCTTCGACGAGGGCGCGGTGCTGCTTCGCGCCAGCGAGGCCGCCTCCCTGGCGCGCGGGGCCGGGCTTGAGCCGCTGCGGCTGGCCTACACGTTCCCCTTCCCCTTCCTGCCCGCCCTGGCCCGCCTGGCCGGGCGCTTCCTGAGCCGCACGCCGCTGGGCTTCCAGTACTGCCTGCTGGCGGGCCGCCCGCTTGAGGAGCACGCATGA
- the ahcY gene encoding adenosylhomocysteinase, with the protein MSVKPLDLTLANMVADMSQADWGRKEMVIAENEMPGLMAVRAKYGPQKPLKGLKVAGSLHMTIQTAMLIETLYELGADLRWASCNIYSTQDNAAAAIAEAKTAAVFAWKGETLEDYWWCTEMALTWPDGSGPDLIVDDGGDATLFIHYGVKAEKDPSILDKPSDNKEFAIIQERVAASVKADPTRFQRMAAKIKGVSEETTTGVHRLYQMMKDGELLFPAINVNDSVTKSKFDNLYGCRESLADGIKRATDVMVAGKVVVVAGYGDVGKGCAHSMRGFGARVIVTEIDPICALQAAMEGYEVTTMDKACSMGDIFVTATGCFDVINGSHMEKMRDGAIVCNIGHFDSEIAMHYLESTPHCKKVEIKPLVDKWTMKNGNSILVLAEGRLVNLGCATGHPSFVMSNSFTNQALAQIELAQKDYAVGVYTLPKILDEEVARLHLERLGAQLERLTPEQAKYMGMSADGPYKPEHYRY; encoded by the coding sequence ATGAGCGTCAAACCCCTGGACCTGACCCTGGCCAACATGGTCGCCGACATGTCCCAGGCCGATTGGGGCCGCAAGGAAATGGTCATCGCCGAGAACGAGATGCCCGGCCTGATGGCCGTGCGCGCCAAGTACGGCCCGCAGAAGCCCCTGAAGGGCCTGAAGGTCGCGGGCAGCCTGCACATGACCATCCAGACCGCCATGCTCATCGAGACCCTCTACGAGCTGGGCGCGGACCTGCGCTGGGCCAGCTGCAACATCTACTCCACCCAGGACAACGCCGCCGCCGCCATCGCCGAGGCAAAGACCGCCGCGGTGTTCGCCTGGAAGGGCGAGACCCTGGAGGACTACTGGTGGTGCACGGAGATGGCCCTGACCTGGCCCGACGGCTCCGGCCCCGACCTGATCGTGGACGACGGCGGCGACGCCACCCTGTTCATCCACTACGGCGTCAAGGCTGAGAAGGACCCCTCCATCCTGGACAAGCCCTCCGACAACAAGGAGTTCGCCATCATCCAGGAGCGCGTGGCCGCCTCCGTGAAGGCCGACCCCACCCGCTTCCAGCGCATGGCCGCCAAGATCAAGGGCGTCTCCGAGGAGACCACCACCGGCGTGCACCGCCTCTACCAGATGATGAAGGACGGCGAGCTGCTCTTCCCGGCCATCAACGTCAACGACTCGGTGACCAAGTCCAAGTTCGACAACCTTTACGGCTGCCGCGAGTCCCTGGCGGACGGCATCAAGCGCGCCACCGACGTGATGGTGGCCGGCAAGGTCGTGGTGGTGGCGGGCTACGGCGACGTGGGCAAGGGCTGCGCCCACTCCATGCGCGGCTTCGGCGCCCGCGTGATCGTCACCGAGATCGACCCCATCTGCGCGCTCCAGGCCGCCATGGAAGGCTACGAAGTGACCACCATGGACAAGGCCTGCTCCATGGGCGACATCTTCGTCACCGCCACGGGCTGCTTCGACGTGATCAACGGCTCGCACATGGAGAAGATGCGCGACGGAGCCATCGTCTGCAACATCGGCCACTTCGACTCCGAAATCGCCATGCACTACCTGGAGTCCACCCCCCACTGCAAAAAGGTGGAGATCAAGCCCCTGGTGGACAAGTGGACCATGAAGAACGGCAACTCCATCCTGGTGCTGGCCGAAGGCCGCCTGGTGAACCTGGGCTGCGCCACCGGCCACCCCAGCTTCGTCATGTCCAACAGCTTCACCAACCAGGCCCTGGCCCAGATCGAGCTGGCCCAGAAGGACTACGCGGTGGGCGTGTACACCCTGCCCAAGATCCTGGACGAGGAAGTGGCCCGCCTGCACCTGGAGCGCCTGGGCGCCCAGCTTGAGCGCTTGACCCCCGAGCAGGCCAAGTACATGGGCATGAGCGCCGACGGCCCGTACAAGCCTGAGCATTACCGCTACTAG
- a CDS encoding sensor histidine kinase, with protein sequence MAPTNGTRILDALDEEGLEAFPAARHLEGTTRFVLAALDQAAALSDFSMSMARLDGPEPILRLCLERIAGLLPFDSMGLMLVDEADSSFRFALCEPEAALPELQAYADARIEDGCFAFALREKRAVLSPMCSGGSRRLLHVLTTASRTRGMFVAELGETADGISEVTLSILSIILNNTAQALESHYLYRRIQDMNQALEEKVARLAASEGELRVIRDDQERLIEEKTSEIKNAMARLKDEVRSRKKAEALLEALNQRLETKVEVRTKALFRKVAEMEAANRQLKQLERLKSGFLSSVSHELRTPLTSIMGFAKLIEKDFQKFFTPGPGDNLQPKAERILRNLDIVEKESERLTRLINDVLDLSRIESGKMLWRDEILDVMDVTADAVMAVEGRLENRPDVRLRLDLPLSLPAVYADRDRIHQVLINLLDNAIKFTQEGHVLVEAGVDERGMLVVCVEDTGPGISPEETEKIFDKFHQHDRKDTLKDKPKGTGLGLAICRHIVEHYGGRIWVEPGQDGGSVFSFTLPVHRPS encoded by the coding sequence ATGGCCCCCACTAACGGCACACGAATCCTGGACGCACTCGATGAGGAAGGCCTGGAGGCTTTCCCGGCTGCCCGGCACCTGGAGGGCACCACGCGTTTCGTGCTGGCCGCCCTGGACCAGGCGGCGGCACTCTCCGATTTTTCCATGAGCATGGCCCGCCTGGACGGGCCGGAACCCATCCTGCGCCTTTGCCTGGAGCGCATTGCCGGGCTTTTGCCCTTCGACAGCATGGGGCTCATGCTGGTGGACGAGGCCGACTCCTCGTTCCGGTTCGCCCTGTGCGAACCCGAGGCCGCGTTGCCCGAACTGCAGGCATACGCCGACGCCCGCATCGAGGACGGCTGTTTCGCGTTCGCCCTGCGCGAGAAGCGGGCCGTGCTCTCCCCCATGTGCTCGGGCGGGTCGCGCAGGCTGCTGCATGTGCTCACCACTGCCTCGCGCACCAGGGGCATGTTCGTGGCCGAGCTCGGGGAGACGGCCGACGGCATCAGCGAGGTGACCCTCTCCATCCTCTCCATCATCCTGAACAACACCGCCCAGGCCCTGGAGAGCCACTACCTCTACCGGCGCATCCAGGACATGAACCAGGCCCTGGAGGAAAAGGTGGCCCGCCTGGCCGCTTCCGAAGGGGAACTGCGCGTCATCCGGGACGACCAGGAGCGCCTCATCGAGGAGAAAACCTCCGAGATCAAAAACGCCATGGCCCGCCTCAAGGACGAGGTGCGCAGCCGCAAGAAGGCCGAAGCCCTGCTCGAGGCCCTGAACCAGCGCCTGGAGACCAAGGTGGAGGTGCGCACCAAGGCCCTGTTCCGCAAGGTCGCGGAGATGGAGGCCGCCAACCGGCAACTCAAGCAGCTGGAGCGCCTCAAATCCGGCTTTCTCTCTTCCGTGTCGCACGAACTGCGCACGCCCCTGACCTCCATCATGGGGTTCGCGAAGCTCATCGAAAAGGATTTCCAGAAATTCTTCACCCCGGGGCCTGGCGACAACCTGCAGCCCAAGGCCGAGCGCATCCTGCGCAACCTCGACATCGTGGAGAAGGAGTCCGAGCGCCTGACCCGGCTCATCAACGACGTGCTGGACCTCTCGCGGATCGAGTCCGGCAAGATGCTCTGGCGCGACGAGATCCTGGACGTGATGGACGTCACGGCCGACGCGGTCATGGCCGTGGAAGGCCGCCTGGAGAACAGGCCCGACGTCCGGTTGCGTCTGGACCTGCCCCTGAGCCTGCCCGCGGTCTACGCCGACCGCGACCGCATCCACCAGGTGCTCATCAACCTGCTGGACAACGCCATCAAGTTCACCCAGGAGGGCCACGTGCTCGTGGAGGCCGGGGTGGACGAGCGGGGGATGCTCGTGGTCTGCGTGGAGGATACCGGCCCCGGCATATCCCCTGAAGAGACCGAGAAGATCTTCGACAAGTTCCATCAGCACGACCGCAAGGACACCCTCAAGGACAAGCCCAAGGGCACGGGCCTGGGCCTGGCCATCTGCCGCCACATCGTGGAGCACTACGGCGGGCGGATCTGGGTGGAGCCAGGGCAGGACGGAGGCAGCGTGTTCAGCTTCACGCTGCCCGTGCACCGGCCCAGCTGA
- a CDS encoding benzoate/H(+) symporter BenE family transporter → MSTAVYTPTASRSVFKDASLSAITAGLVAVAVSFGGPAAIIFQAASAANLSPAQLSSWIWAICIGSGVTGVWLSLRYRDPVVTAWSTPGVALLATGWAAYPYPEAIGAFVVAGALITAAGASGVFQTMMDRIPRPLVSAMLAGILLRFGVDVFGYLAKAPLLAGVMVAAYLAAKRLTPRYAIVCTLLSGFAAAWAQGALDFSTVHATLATPVFTPPVFSLGAVVGLGLPLFLVTMTGQNATGLGVMRASGYHTPGNPLVWVTGLASTLLAPFGCHGVNLAAITAAICTGPESHPDPARRYVAAVVCGLCYLVVGVFGAALVGLFTALPGALIAVVSGLALFGAIASGLSQAMEDATRREAALVTLLLTISGVSFFGIGSAFWGLIGGLLADRVLTRTHA, encoded by the coding sequence ATGAGCACAGCCGTATACACACCCACCGCTTCGCGGTCCGTCTTCAAGGACGCCTCCCTCTCGGCGATCACCGCCGGGCTGGTGGCGGTGGCCGTCTCCTTCGGGGGGCCGGCGGCCATCATCTTCCAGGCCGCCTCGGCCGCGAACCTCTCCCCGGCGCAGCTCTCCAGCTGGATCTGGGCCATCTGCATCGGCTCGGGCGTCACGGGGGTCTGGCTGTCGCTGCGCTATCGCGACCCGGTGGTCACGGCCTGGTCCACCCCGGGCGTGGCTTTGCTTGCAACGGGCTGGGCGGCCTACCCGTACCCCGAGGCCATCGGGGCCTTCGTGGTGGCCGGGGCGCTGATCACGGCGGCGGGAGCCAGCGGCGTGTTCCAGACCATGATGGACCGCATCCCCCGGCCCTTGGTATCGGCCATGCTGGCGGGCATCCTGCTGCGCTTCGGCGTGGATGTGTTCGGCTACCTGGCCAAGGCCCCGCTGCTGGCGGGTGTCATGGTGGCGGCCTACCTGGCGGCCAAGCGGCTCACCCCGCGCTACGCCATCGTCTGCACGCTGCTCTCCGGCTTCGCCGCCGCCTGGGCCCAGGGCGCGCTTGATTTCTCCACGGTGCACGCCACCCTGGCCACGCCCGTGTTCACCCCGCCGGTGTTCAGCCTGGGCGCGGTGGTGGGCCTGGGCCTGCCCCTGTTCCTGGTGACCATGACCGGCCAGAACGCCACGGGCCTGGGCGTCATGCGCGCCAGCGGCTACCACACCCCGGGCAACCCCCTGGTCTGGGTCACGGGTCTTGCCTCCACGCTGTTGGCCCCGTTCGGCTGCCACGGCGTGAACCTGGCTGCCATCACGGCGGCCATATGCACCGGCCCCGAATCCCACCCGGACCCGGCCCGGCGCTACGTGGCCGCCGTGGTCTGCGGCCTGTGCTACCTGGTGGTGGGCGTGTTCGGGGCGGCCCTGGTGGGCCTGTTCACGGCCCTGCCCGGGGCGCTCATCGCCGTGGTCTCGGGGCTGGCGCTGTTTGGGGCCATCGCCTCGGGCCTCTCCCAGGCCATGGAGGACGCCACCCGGCGCGAGGCCGCCCTGGTCACCCTGCTGCTGACCATCTCCGGGGTGAGCTTCTTCGGCATCGGCTCCGCCTTCTGGGGCCTGATCGGCGGCCTGCTGGCCGACCGCGTGCTCACCAGGACCCACGCGTGA
- a CDS encoding glycosyltransferase family 2 protein — translation MTATGKKLSVVVPCFNEEPGLAELHRRVGAACASVAGSVADYEIVLVDDGSSDGTWRAMQALAERDPRVLGVRLSRNYGHQIALTAGLNICSGDLILIIDADLQDPPELLPEMLAKVEEGCEVVYGRRRSRSGETYFKKATAKAFYRLLDRMVSVNIPRDTGDFRLITRKVLEALNSMPEQHRFIRGMVSWVGFRQAAIEYDRDSRFAGETKYPFRKMLNFAFDAITAFSVVPLKMATVLGFCMGVASLLGILYTVIGWLSGGTVQGWTSTMLAVLSVGSVQLIAIGIFGEYIGRMYMESKRRPLYIVDTTTREPR, via the coding sequence ATGACCGCCACCGGGAAAAAGCTGTCCGTCGTCGTCCCCTGCTTCAACGAGGAGCCGGGCCTGGCCGAACTGCACCGCCGGGTGGGCGCGGCCTGCGCCAGCGTGGCGGGCTCCGTGGCGGACTACGAGATCGTGCTGGTGGACGACGGCTCCTCCGACGGCACCTGGAGGGCCATGCAGGCCCTGGCCGAGCGCGACCCCCGGGTGCTGGGCGTGCGCCTCTCCCGCAATTACGGGCACCAGATCGCCCTGACCGCCGGGCTCAACATCTGCTCGGGGGACCTGATCCTGATCATCGACGCCGACCTGCAGGACCCGCCCGAGCTGCTGCCCGAAATGCTCGCCAAGGTGGAGGAGGGCTGCGAGGTGGTCTACGGCAGGCGCCGCTCGCGCTCAGGGGAGACATACTTCAAGAAGGCCACGGCCAAGGCCTTCTACCGCCTGCTGGACCGCATGGTCTCGGTGAACATCCCGCGCGACACGGGCGACTTCCGGCTCATCACCCGCAAGGTGCTGGAGGCGCTGAACTCCATGCCGGAGCAGCACCGCTTCATCCGGGGCATGGTCTCCTGGGTGGGGTTCAGGCAGGCGGCAATCGAGTACGACCGCGACTCACGCTTCGCGGGGGAGACCAAGTACCCCTTCCGCAAGATGCTCAATTTCGCCTTCGACGCCATCACGGCCTTCTCCGTGGTGCCGCTCAAGATGGCCACGGTGCTGGGCTTCTGCATGGGCGTGGCCAGCCTGCTGGGCATCCTCTACACCGTGATCGGCTGGCTCAGCGGGGGGACCGTGCAGGGCTGGACCAGCACCATGCTGGCCGTGCTCTCGGTGGGCAGCGTGCAGCTGATCGCCATCGGCATATTCGGGGAATACATCGGCCGGATGTACATGGAGTCCAAGCGCAGACCGCTCTACATCGTCGACACCACCACCAGGGAGCCCCGGTGA
- a CDS encoding HDOD domain-containing protein: MWVSELRPGLTLTRPVHDVNGRLLMGEGTLLTERFISVLKAWGVAEVAVRGEELSCAVTGGGEDLQQEDDPGNAALAREIVSLRLANDPAPHPFLADVHRLAVTRLEARLNRGDSFHVPPGVTPLPLQGPPAQNPLDPKALAESNPVIGAMPEVLAQLAQVMDDPSAFPAELAEIIQGDPGLSARLLKVVNSPFYGFSQRIDTISRAVTIIGVQQLSALALGMAVMDLFKNVSHDCLDVRGFWRHCLATACGARALASAVGLPNTERYFVGGLLHDVGLLLLLLREPRRECSALELARGQGWTLCAAERHILGLDHAKAGAALLKVWKLPPGLVQAAGYHHEPLRCPDVREAAIVHTADFLAEALVFGSGGQTVLMPFSTEAFASLAAPSGVACTVFDRVESQLDHLERVFMSHGPH, from the coding sequence ATGTGGGTGAGCGAGCTTCGGCCCGGCCTGACACTGACCCGGCCTGTTCACGACGTGAACGGGAGGCTGCTGATGGGCGAGGGGACCCTCCTCACGGAGCGGTTCATATCCGTACTCAAGGCCTGGGGCGTGGCCGAGGTGGCGGTGCGGGGCGAGGAGCTTTCCTGCGCCGTGACGGGCGGCGGTGAGGACCTCCAGCAAGAGGACGACCCGGGCAACGCCGCCCTGGCCCGCGAGATCGTGTCCCTCAGGCTGGCCAACGACCCCGCGCCCCACCCGTTCCTGGCTGACGTGCACCGTCTGGCCGTCACCCGGCTGGAAGCCCGGCTGAACCGGGGCGACAGCTTCCATGTCCCCCCCGGCGTCACCCCCCTGCCGTTGCAGGGGCCTCCCGCGCAGAATCCGCTGGACCCCAAGGCCCTGGCCGAGTCCAACCCGGTCATCGGAGCCATGCCCGAGGTGCTGGCCCAGCTGGCCCAGGTCATGGACGATCCTTCCGCCTTCCCCGCCGAACTGGCCGAGATCATCCAGGGCGACCCCGGGCTCTCCGCACGGCTGCTCAAGGTGGTCAACAGCCCGTTCTACGGGTTTTCCCAGCGCATCGACACCATCTCCCGCGCGGTGACCATCATCGGGGTGCAGCAGCTCTCGGCCCTGGCCCTGGGCATGGCCGTCATGGACCTGTTCAAGAACGTCTCCCACGATTGCCTCGACGTACGCGGCTTCTGGCGGCATTGCCTGGCCACGGCCTGCGGGGCGCGGGCGCTGGCCTCGGCCGTGGGGCTGCCCAACACGGAGCGCTACTTCGTGGGCGGCCTGCTGCACGACGTGGGGCTGCTGCTTCTGCTGCTGCGGGAGCCGCGGCGGGAGTGCTCCGCTCTGGAATTGGCGCGAGGGCAGGGCTGGACGCTCTGCGCCGCGGAACGTCACATCCTGGGGTTGGACCACGCCAAGGCTGGCGCGGCCCTGCTCAAGGTCTGGAAGCTGCCCCCCGGGCTGGTGCAGGCCGCGGGATACCACCACGAGCCCCTCAGGTGCCCCGACGTGCGCGAGGCCGCCATCGTGCATACGGCGGACTTCCTGGCCGAGGCCCTGGTGTTCGGCTCCGGCGGACAGACCGTGCTCATGCCGTTCTCGACTGAGGCTTTCGCCAGCCTGGCCGCGCCATCCGGCGTGGCCTGCACCGTGTTCGACCGGGTGGAAAGCCAGCTGGACCATCTGGAAAGGGTGTTCATGAGCCATGGCCCCCACTAA
- a CDS encoding ArsR/SmtB family transcription factor: MSGCPCLAAFKALADETRLRLMRLLTRHELNVGEIVAVLGMGQSRISRHLRILVESGLLAARRDGLWVFYGAQPSTLLDAVTPLIADCGPKEDLQRASEVLEARNRETRSFFNAIASDWRAMRREVLGDLDLEGLILERLPLCGVIADLGCGPGELLAALSAKCERLIGVDASPAMLELARRVPGLEAASLRVGELEHLPLADAEADIAVLSLTLHHLSDPARALREARRVVAPGGRLIVVDYLKHDAELMRQRYGDRWLGFDPAEVRAWLEQAGFAANGMDRHTIKLGLELGIFEALRPQK; encoded by the coding sequence GTGAGCGGCTGCCCCTGCCTGGCGGCATTCAAGGCCCTTGCCGACGAGACGCGCTTGCGCCTGATGCGCCTGCTGACGCGCCACGAGCTCAACGTGGGCGAGATCGTGGCCGTGCTGGGCATGGGCCAGAGCCGGATTTCGCGCCATCTGCGCATCCTGGTGGAGTCGGGGCTGCTGGCGGCCCGGCGCGACGGGCTGTGGGTGTTCTACGGCGCGCAGCCCTCCACGCTGCTGGACGCCGTGACCCCGCTCATCGCGGACTGCGGCCCCAAGGAGGACCTCCAGCGTGCAAGCGAAGTGCTGGAGGCCCGCAACCGCGAGACGCGCAGCTTCTTCAACGCCATCGCCTCCGACTGGCGGGCCATGCGCCGCGAGGTGCTGGGCGACCTGGACCTGGAGGGCCTGATCCTTGAGCGCCTGCCCCTGTGCGGCGTCATCGCGGACCTGGGCTGCGGCCCTGGCGAGCTGCTGGCCGCGCTCTCGGCCAAGTGCGAGCGCCTTATCGGGGTGGACGCCTCCCCGGCCATGCTGGAGCTGGCCCGGCGCGTCCCGGGCCTGGAGGCCGCCAGCCTGCGCGTGGGGGAGCTGGAGCACCTGCCCCTGGCCGACGCCGAGGCAGACATAGCGGTGCTGAGCCTGACCCTGCACCATCTTTCCGACCCCGCCCGCGCCCTGCGCGAGGCGCGCCGCGTTGTGGCCCCTGGCGGGCGGCTCATCGTGGTGGATTATCTCAAGCATGACGCCGAGCTCATGCGGCAGCGCTACGGCGACCGCTGGCTCGGCTTCGACCCCGCCGAGGTCCGCGCCTGGCTGGAGCAGGCCGGGTTCGCGGCGAACGGCATGGACCGGCACACAATAAAACTGGGCCTGGAGCTGGGCATATTCGAAGCCCTGCGGCCCCAAAAGTAA